The segment ATATATTTTCGGGTTATATAGACAGCAATAGAAACCGTATTGAAAATACAATTGCAATGGGAATATTTACGAGATTCTCTGCATTTTATTAATAGCTCCTGGTTACGAAACGGCCATCACAGCAAAGAGAGAATAAGCTGTTGCTGTCAAAATATTTATAACTAAAAAACAGATCAGAAGCGGGACAGTGAGAATGGATCCTCCACCGCCAATTAGTTTTGGAATACTACCCCTAAGTAAGGCAGCCGTAAACTCCAAATTTCAATTCTATACATTTTTGGATGTTGATATGATATAAAATTAAAATTAAAACTTCACAGAAGTAAAGTTAGTATTACATATTTTGAATCAAGTCCCATAATCTTAGGAGAAATGAGAGATTTTAACCCGGAAGAACATAAAAATAAATAGAAATAAAGTGGCAAAAACTGCCCAAAAGCACGAACAGGTGAAAGATTGCATGATTATACCTGACCTTGTCCAAAAGAAAAAATCCTGCACCTACTGTATAGGATAATCCCCCGGCAACGAGCCACATAAGACCATGCATATCCAGGTTGCTGATAAGCGGTTTTACTGCGAAAACTATGATCCAGCCCATAACGACATACATGATGGTTGAAAGTAGATTGTATCGCCCGGTGTAAAATAATTTTAGTATAATTCCCGTGAGAGCCATAGCCCACACAACGCCAAATATTGTCCACCCTATCCATCCGCTGAGTGTAACCAGGGCAAATGGAGTATAAGTACCAGCAATAAGAAGATAGATAGATGCATGATCTAATATATTTAACCTGTATCTTATTTTTGGATTGGTGGCACTGTGGTAAAAAGTTGAAGCCGCATACAGTAATACCATGCTGGCACCAAAAATACTAAAACTTACAAGTAGCAGCGAACTTTCTAAACGGGCGGCTTTTACTATAAGCAGGATAAGGCCCAGTATACTCAAACCAAAGCCAAAGCCGTGAGTGATAATGTTTAGTTTTTCTTCATAGGGAGGGTAATATCCCGGTGAGGGTTCAGTCTTCATGATACTCAATCTAAAAGAGTTTAAATTTCAGAATATTCCGCTTATTAATCAACAAAATAGGGGTATATTCTTTATAAACAACAGTTGAAGAAAGCAATAATCTCTCCATAAATTCTTTCAGAATAAAAACATTTTTTAAAACGCCATGGAATGTCACCACTACTTATTAATTATGTATCCATTTTAATTTTTCAGGACTATTCCTGTAGATTTTATTATTTTCGGGACACCGCATAAATCCAGAATTTACACTAATATGAAGATCCTTCATACCGCCGACTGGCATATAGGAAAGAAATTACATAAACATGATCTTTCAGCCGATTTCAATCTATTTATTAAATGGCTGAAACGAACAGTCGAAACTGAAAAGGTAGATGTGCTTCTCGTATCCGGAGATGTTTTTGATCTTGCTAATCCTTCTTCTGAGGCTCGCAAGCAATACTATCGTTCTCTAATGGAGCTGAAAAAGCTGAATGTAAAGATCATACTCACAGGTGGAAACCACGACTCTCCCTCCATGCTTGATGCTCCGGGAGAAATTCTTCGGGAACTGGACATGCACGTGATTGGAGGTTTGCCGGAAAAACTGGAAGAGGTGATCATTCCCGTAAATAATACAGCAGGAAATACAGAAGTTGTGATTGTAGCACTCCCCTTCCTTCGGGATTCTGATCTTCGCACCGCTGCTGACGGGACCAACTATGAGGACCGACTTGAAGCTGTGAGAAAAGGCATTCAAAAAGTATTTTCTAATGCTGCGGAAATCTGCAGAGAGAAGTATCCCGGTGTGCCTGCAGTTGCAATGGGGCATCTTTTTGCTGCCGGAGCAGAAACATCAGAAAGTGAAAGGGATATCCAAATAGGAAATCAGGCAGCATTTAATGCACTGCAGTTCGGAGATTATTTTAATTATATAGCCCTGGGTCACATTCATAAACCTCAAAAGGTGAATGCTGCTGTCCCTGCGTATTACAGCGGCTCACCAATTCCCCTTTCTTTTAGTGAACGAAAAGATGAAAAGAGGGTCCTTATCTTTGAATCAGGCAATGCTGTAGACCCAAAAAGCCTTCCGGTTCCCGTTTTCAGGAAACTGTTAAAGATAAGCGGAAACCTGGAAGACCTGGA is part of the Antarcticibacterium sp. 1MA-6-2 genome and harbors:
- the trhA gene encoding PAQR family membrane homeostasis protein TrhA — encoded protein: MKTEPSPGYYPPYEEKLNIITHGFGFGLSILGLILLIVKAARLESSLLLVSFSIFGASMVLLYAASTFYHSATNPKIRYRLNILDHASIYLLIAGTYTPFALVTLSGWIGWTIFGVVWAMALTGIILKLFYTGRYNLLSTIMYVVMGWIIVFAVKPLISNLDMHGLMWLVAGGLSYTVGAGFFLLDKVRYNHAIFHLFVLLGSFCHFISIYFYVLPG
- a CDS encoding exonuclease SbcCD subunit D C-terminal domain-containing protein, with translation MKILHTADWHIGKKLHKHDLSADFNLFIKWLKRTVETEKVDVLLVSGDVFDLANPSSEARKQYYRSLMELKKLNVKIILTGGNHDSPSMLDAPGEILRELDMHVIGGLPEKLEEVIIPVNNTAGNTEVVIVALPFLRDSDLRTAADGTNYEDRLEAVRKGIQKVFSNAAEICREKYPGVPAVAMGHLFAAGAETSESERDIQIGNQAAFNALQFGDYFNYIALGHIHKPQKVNAAVPAYYSGSPIPLSFSERKDEKRVLIFESGNAVDPKSLPVPVFRKLLKISGNLEDLEIKLRDPGENFELNSLLEIELKEENYDANKIFLLDELVTNFDKPGFEIVKHRATFKNQIKGAAQLYEDRQLEDLTPREVFHELIANHDYDGETHREITKRF